The following proteins are encoded in a genomic region of Bacteroidales bacterium:
- a CDS encoding methionyl-tRNA formyltransferase — translation MKKDLRIVFMGSPKFAVASLEAILSADYNVVGVITAPDKVAGRGKQIRKTDVKEFAEKKGLNLLQPENLKDPLFLKNFKALNPNLGIVVAFRMLPEVVWAYPEYGTFNLHASLLPQYRGAAPINHAIIKGETETGVTTFFLTHEIDTGNVIYREKLPIGELETFGQLHDRMMVAGAALVLKTVEAIQNDSIRLTPQCNLFMPGELLNTAPKIFKEDCRIDWTLKAKEIHNLVRGLSPVPSAFTHLISPSGEQFQMKIIKTTFREIEHQQKAGSIKCDNKKEFGIFTKDGIVLIDELQLAGKKSLSVNAFLNGFKLTPEWKVR, via the coding sequence ATGAAAAAAGACCTTCGCATTGTATTTATGGGTTCACCAAAGTTTGCCGTTGCATCACTTGAAGCAATTCTGTCAGCTGATTATAATGTAGTTGGTGTAATCACGGCACCGGATAAAGTTGCAGGTCGGGGTAAGCAGATCAGGAAAACCGATGTAAAAGAATTTGCTGAGAAAAAAGGGTTAAACCTATTACAACCGGAAAACCTTAAAGACCCTCTGTTTTTGAAGAACTTTAAAGCATTGAACCCAAACCTCGGTATAGTGGTTGCATTCAGGATGTTGCCCGAAGTGGTGTGGGCTTATCCTGAATATGGCACGTTTAATCTTCATGCTTCTCTGCTTCCTCAATATCGCGGTGCAGCACCTATTAATCATGCCATTATTAAAGGTGAAACGGAAACAGGTGTTACAACTTTCTTTTTAACGCATGAGATCGATACCGGCAATGTAATCTATCGTGAAAAACTGCCGATTGGTGAACTTGAAACTTTCGGCCAACTTCATGACAGGATGATGGTTGCAGGTGCTGCTTTAGTTCTAAAAACTGTTGAAGCCATCCAAAACGATTCTATCAGATTAACTCCACAGTGCAATTTATTCATGCCCGGTGAGCTATTAAACACTGCACCAAAGATATTTAAGGAAGATTGCCGTATTGACTGGACCCTCAAAGCAAAGGAGATTCATAATCTGGTGAGGGGACTTAGCCCGGTTCCATCCGCTTTTACTCATTTAATCAGCCCTTCCGGCGAACAGTTCCAAATGAAAATTATCAAAACTACATTCAGGGAGATTGAGCACCAGCAAAAGGCCGGAAGTATAAAATGCGACAACAAGAAGGAGTTCGGGATTTTTACGAAGGATGGAATTGTCCTGATCGATGAACTACAATTAGCAGGAAAAAAAAGCCTTTCGGTCAATGCTTTTTTAAATGGATTTAAACTCACCCCGGAGTGGAAAGTTAGATGA
- a CDS encoding HU family DNA-binding protein, translating into MNKAELIDAMAAEAGLTKVDSKKALDAFVKATTHALNSGDKVTLVGFGSFGVSTRAARTGRNPQTGKELKIAAKKVVKFKAGSELAGSV; encoded by the coding sequence ATGAACAAAGCTGAACTAATTGATGCAATGGCTGCCGAAGCCGGTTTGACCAAAGTAGATTCAAAAAAAGCATTAGATGCTTTCGTAAAAGCTACCACCCATGCGCTTAACTCAGGCGACAAAGTTACCCTTGTTGGTTTTGGATCTTTTGGCGTTTCAACACGCGCTGCAAGAACAGGAAGAAACCCACAAACAGGAAAAGAATTGAAAATTGCCGCCAAGAAAGTGGTAAAATTCAAAGCTGGTAGCGAACTGGCCGGGTCTGTTTAA
- a CDS encoding DNA-3-methyladenine glycosylase, producing MISGKHISKSFYLQDDVVEVARRLLGKVLVTNFDDCQTSGIIVETEAYAGLTDRASHAYGGKITRRNEVMYREGGIAYVYLCYGIHSLFNVVTNVRGVPHAVLIRAIIPLDGMDRMIGRLKSSKLNVRQGIGPGNVCKLLGIHYSHSGFPLTGEGSASSGLHIWIEDRGELFPGQITAGQRIGVDYAGEDASLPYRFCLEKQKAP from the coding sequence ATGATTAGCGGAAAGCACATCAGTAAATCATTTTACCTGCAGGATGATGTTGTTGAAGTGGCTCGCCGGCTTCTTGGAAAGGTGCTTGTTACGAATTTCGATGATTGCCAAACTTCTGGAATTATTGTTGAAACCGAAGCTTATGCAGGGTTAACGGACAGGGCCTCCCATGCCTATGGAGGTAAGATCACCAGGCGAAATGAAGTGATGTACAGAGAAGGAGGTATTGCTTATGTTTACTTGTGTTATGGAATACACTCCCTTTTTAATGTGGTTACAAATGTCAGGGGTGTTCCACATGCTGTGCTGATTCGGGCAATAATTCCATTGGATGGTATGGATCGGATGATTGGACGCTTAAAAAGCTCAAAACTTAATGTCAGGCAAGGGATTGGCCCAGGAAATGTATGCAAGTTGCTTGGAATACATTATTCTCACTCCGGTTTTCCATTGACCGGCGAAGGTTCTGCATCTTCCGGATTACACATTTGGATTGAAGACAGGGGAGAGTTGTTTCCGGGACAAATAACCGCCGGACAGCGCATAGGTGTGGATTATGCAGGAGAGGATGCATCGCTGCCTTACCGCTTTTGCCTTGAAAAACAAAAAGCCCCGTAA
- a CDS encoding glycosyltransferase family 2 protein, producing MINNMKVVVVLPAYNAARTLEATYNEIPFDIVDEVVFVDDKSHDNSVEVARQLGIKHILVHAENRGYGANQKSCYQKALELNADIVVMLHPDYQYTPKLIHSMAYLIANDLYKVVFGSRILGKGALMGGMPFYKYVANRILTLFQNWIFWQKLSEYHTGYRAFSGEVLRKIKFMSNSDDFVFDNQMISQIFMAGFEIAEITCPTKYFEEASSINFRRSVKYGLGVLQTSLIHFLHKTGIRKSKLY from the coding sequence ATGATTAACAATATGAAGGTTGTTGTAGTCCTACCGGCTTACAACGCCGCCAGGACACTTGAAGCAACCTATAATGAAATACCTTTCGACATTGTGGATGAGGTGGTTTTTGTTGATGATAAAAGTCACGACAACAGTGTAGAAGTTGCCAGGCAACTCGGGATAAAACATATACTTGTTCATGCTGAAAACAGAGGCTATGGCGCCAATCAGAAATCCTGCTACCAAAAAGCATTGGAACTTAATGCTGATATCGTAGTCATGCTTCACCCTGATTATCAATACACTCCAAAGCTTATTCATTCTATGGCCTATCTAATTGCCAACGATTTGTACAAGGTGGTTTTTGGTTCGCGGATCTTGGGCAAAGGAGCCCTGATGGGAGGAATGCCCTTTTATAAATATGTTGCCAACAGGATTTTGACATTGTTCCAAAATTGGATATTCTGGCAAAAACTTTCGGAGTATCACACTGGCTATAGGGCTTTTTCGGGTGAAGTGCTGAGAAAAATAAAATTCATGTCAAATTCTGATGATTTTGTATTCGATAATCAGATGATCTCACAAATTTTTATGGCGGGATTTGAAATTGCTGAAATCACATGTCCGACAAAATATTTTGAAGAGGCATCATCTATAAATTTCAGACGAAGTGTAAAATACGGTCTTGGTGTGCTGCAAACCTCCCTGATCCATTTTCTTCACAAAACAGGAATCCGTAAATCAAAGTTGTACTAA
- a CDS encoding RecQ family ATP-dependent DNA helicase: MDIQQILIKYWGYSTFRPMQEEIIRSVMSGKDTLALMPTGGGKSLCYQVPAMAMEGICIVVSPLIALMKDQVDRLKQQGIKAFAIYSGMHYNEIELALNNVTLGDAKFLYISPERLATPNFRESLRYMKVNLLAVDEAHCISQWGYDFRPPYLQIAEIRPILQSTPVLAVTASATPAVVDDIQNRLQFIEKHIIRQSFERKNLAYIVVHEENKNGKLVEMLKKVLGSAIVYAGTRRRTYDIARHLNKFGIRADYYHAGMENEERERKQKAWMAGNPRVIVATNAFGMGIDKPDVRLVVHVDMPDSIEAYFQEAGRAGRDGKKSWAVMMYQDADLLDAEHQFELSFPDIDNIRNVYHALGNYYRLAVGSGKNMSYDFDISDLCRQYNFNPVTAYSALKFLEKEGYLILNEGVHNPPKLHVKLHGEKLYKFRVENPDLDVFLKIILRSYTGLFTQFVKFNLNELAKRSGLPLDIVTSKLDKLNKMGVLVFIPSKTKPQIIFTEERLDAKELYISKENYTLRKRVAYDRLKSLHSYLTTHNRCRSVTLLTYFGENNVKRCGQCDVCIERNKVDLNELEFNAVIEKIKPLLKAQPMELDKVILSVEKTSHEKVIRVIEWLLDNGKVNYTKDKKLFWIS; this comes from the coding sequence ATGGACATTCAACAGATTTTGATAAAATACTGGGGTTATAGTACCTTCAGGCCAATGCAGGAGGAGATCATCCGATCGGTAATGTCGGGGAAGGATACGCTTGCCTTGATGCCAACAGGGGGAGGAAAATCGCTTTGTTACCAGGTTCCAGCCATGGCGATGGAGGGTATTTGCATTGTAGTTTCACCATTGATTGCACTGATGAAAGACCAGGTTGACCGACTGAAACAACAAGGGATTAAAGCATTTGCCATTTACTCGGGGATGCATTATAATGAGATTGAACTGGCATTGAATAATGTTACGCTGGGCGATGCCAAATTCCTTTACATCTCCCCCGAGCGGCTTGCCACCCCCAACTTTAGGGAATCATTGCGCTATATGAAGGTAAACCTGCTTGCGGTGGACGAGGCGCATTGCATTTCTCAATGGGGTTATGATTTCAGGCCTCCTTATCTTCAAATTGCGGAAATCCGGCCGATACTTCAGTCCACACCAGTTTTGGCAGTAACAGCTTCTGCAACACCTGCAGTTGTTGATGATATTCAAAATCGGCTCCAGTTTATTGAAAAACATATCATCAGGCAGAGTTTTGAGCGAAAGAACCTGGCTTATATTGTCGTGCATGAGGAGAATAAAAACGGCAAGCTGGTCGAAATGCTGAAGAAAGTCCTGGGTAGTGCAATTGTTTATGCCGGAACCCGAAGACGCACCTATGATATTGCCAGGCATCTGAATAAGTTTGGCATTCGCGCTGACTACTACCATGCAGGAATGGAAAATGAAGAGCGCGAAAGAAAACAAAAAGCATGGATGGCCGGAAACCCGCGTGTTATTGTTGCAACCAATGCCTTTGGAATGGGTATTGATAAACCCGATGTACGACTTGTGGTACATGTGGATATGCCCGACAGTATTGAGGCCTATTTCCAGGAGGCCGGGCGTGCAGGAAGGGATGGCAAAAAATCATGGGCTGTTATGATGTATCAGGATGCTGACCTGTTGGATGCAGAACACCAGTTCGAGCTGTCCTTTCCGGATATAGACAACATCAGGAACGTTTATCACGCATTGGGAAATTATTACAGGTTGGCAGTTGGCAGCGGTAAAAATATGAGCTACGACTTCGATATTTCCGATTTGTGCCGCCAATATAATTTCAACCCGGTAACAGCATACAGTGCACTGAAATTCCTTGAAAAGGAAGGGTATCTAATTCTAAATGAAGGTGTGCACAATCCACCAAAATTGCATGTGAAACTGCACGGAGAGAAACTTTATAAATTTCGTGTCGAGAACCCCGATCTTGATGTATTCCTCAAAATTATCCTGAGGTCATACACCGGTTTGTTTACACAATTTGTGAAATTTAACCTGAATGAACTGGCAAAACGGTCTGGTCTTCCTTTGGACATCGTTACCTCAAAACTGGATAAGCTCAACAAAATGGGGGTGCTTGTATTTATCCCGTCAAAAACCAAACCTCAGATCATTTTCACCGAAGAGCGCCTGGACGCAAAAGAGCTTTACATTTCAAAAGAAAATTATACGCTTCGCAAACGGGTCGCATACGACAGGCTGAAATCGCTTCACAGCTACCTTACAACCCATAATCGATGCCGAAGTGTTACTTTGTTAACTTACTTCGGTGAAAACAACGTAAAAAGATGCGGCCAATGCGATGTGTGTATCGAGCGTAACAAAGTTGATTTAAATGAATTGGAATTCAATGCAGTAATTGAGAAAATAAAACCGTTGCTAAAAGCTCAACCGATGGAATTGGATAAAGTAATTTTATCAGTCGAAAAAACGAGCCACGAAAAGGTAATCCGGGTCATAGAGTGGCTACTTGACAATGGAAAAGTTAATTACACAAAAGATAAAAAGCTGTTCTGGATTTCCTGA
- a CDS encoding agmatine deiminase family protein, giving the protein MKQFTYCTAFIFLMAFSLPFADIFAQQLSTNKEKPVTLKHWMTPEEAKLSHLIGKGALATDPPPGPVTNFGEFEKMQSVLIRYQFGISYALIAAMSQKCGVTTIVASQNEQNTVTNQYQNQGVNLANCTFIIAPTNSYWTRDYGPWFVFDGNDEIGIVDFEYNRPRPADNAIPLKVSQHLGINYFKTDLLHTGGNYMTDGMGVSASTDIVYTENTNLTHAQINQIMQDYYGIHTYHVLPDPNNTYIDHIDCWGKFLAPDKILIRSVPTTHPQYDEIEATAAYFAAQTSSYGTPLEVFRVYTPNNQPYTNSLILNDRVFVPIMNSSWDDEAIATYQEAMPGYEILGFTGSWESTDALHCRAKGIADLDKVYVRHLPLLAEQPVQASYPVEAMIKTFSGQPLKADSVLIFYRVNGAAWQSANMTNSAGQTWVGNIPSAPPGSQIDYYLFAADQADQRIKHPFIGEPDPHTFFIGSQAFAQISVNPTELSGSAMAGSTTSEILTICNYGNLELYFTIEPNTAVYGNFSVNLPDSPTASAYDYNTYTELGWTDIAVNMSGEIAGIEINYTWTTDNWPEEGSFYLESPSGTQTLIASGNPNGTYSIDMTAFNGQEVSGTWKVWIEDTYGDGGHRATNISIDFTVVESETEWLSAGPLSGVVQPAQCIDVTVVMNATELTAGLYNGQLIVSSNDPDDPEIEIPVEFEVIAMQDVVVTPDTLWFLSWEDMINGKMVNINNPSPESITITEITDWGTNFLWMIEGTLPSLPYQLPAGQNLDFKVVVVPPPQQRLNMLYDNLNITTEYGLHTVVVAWDSDLIGYNTTLTPDTLYFIDELAFLEPQTVTFLNSSQVPLSLNEIQSEGSNEFYWYVNNISVTLPYLLMPQETVTFDVWIPLPVNQNRTGIQYDSIAVGSDAGVDFVVLVCDTDLITGINPQQSAITKVYPSPFIKDMTIEFFNDINQETSIDVMDLQGRKVVTIREGWLSAGKHQIKWNGTDTFGQEVQNGIWFILIVTPKRSEMIKILKLN; this is encoded by the coding sequence ATGAAACAATTTACCTACTGCACAGCATTCATATTTTTGATGGCGTTTTCACTGCCATTTGCTGACATTTTTGCTCAACAACTAAGTACAAACAAGGAAAAACCTGTAACGCTGAAACACTGGATGACTCCTGAAGAAGCTAAACTGAGCCACCTGATTGGAAAAGGCGCCCTTGCAACCGACCCACCCCCCGGACCTGTGACCAATTTTGGAGAGTTTGAAAAAATGCAGTCGGTGCTCATCCGCTATCAGTTTGGAATTTCCTATGCGTTGATTGCGGCTATGTCCCAGAAATGCGGGGTTACAACCATTGTTGCCAGTCAAAACGAGCAAAATACAGTCACCAATCAATACCAGAATCAAGGGGTGAATCTTGCCAATTGCACTTTTATTATTGCTCCTACTAACAGTTATTGGACAAGGGATTACGGCCCATGGTTCGTTTTTGACGGAAATGATGAAATTGGAATTGTTGACTTTGAATACAACCGCCCACGGCCTGCAGACAATGCAATTCCATTGAAAGTTTCTCAGCACCTGGGGATCAACTATTTCAAGACTGACCTTTTGCATACCGGAGGCAATTATATGACCGATGGGATGGGAGTTTCTGCCTCAACAGATATTGTTTATACCGAAAATACCAACCTGACACATGCACAGATTAACCAGATTATGCAGGATTACTATGGAATCCATACCTATCATGTGCTACCTGACCCAAATAATACGTATATCGATCACATTGACTGCTGGGGAAAGTTTCTGGCGCCGGATAAAATTCTGATCAGATCTGTTCCCACAACTCATCCGCAATACGATGAGATAGAAGCAACTGCCGCTTATTTTGCCGCACAAACCTCTTCCTATGGCACACCATTGGAGGTTTTCAGGGTTTACACACCCAACAATCAGCCTTACACCAATTCTTTGATTCTGAACGACAGGGTTTTTGTCCCTATCATGAATTCGTCGTGGGATGACGAAGCCATTGCCACCTACCAGGAGGCCATGCCCGGGTATGAAATTCTTGGTTTTACCGGAAGTTGGGAATCTACGGATGCCCTGCATTGCCGCGCCAAAGGTATCGCTGACCTGGATAAGGTTTATGTTCGTCACCTCCCATTATTGGCAGAGCAACCTGTTCAGGCCAGTTATCCGGTTGAAGCTATGATTAAAACCTTTAGCGGGCAACCCTTGAAAGCTGATTCTGTATTGATTTTTTACCGTGTCAACGGAGCTGCGTGGCAATCCGCCAACATGACCAATTCTGCAGGTCAGACCTGGGTTGGTAATATTCCGTCAGCACCACCGGGCAGCCAGATTGATTATTACCTTTTTGCCGCCGACCAGGCTGATCAGCGAATAAAACATCCTTTTATTGGAGAACCGGACCCTCATACATTCTTTATCGGTTCGCAGGCATTTGCGCAGATATCAGTCAATCCCACAGAACTTTCGGGATCTGCTATGGCCGGCTCAACTACTTCTGAAATACTAACAATCTGCAATTACGGAAATTTGGAATTGTATTTTACTATCGAACCAAATACGGCGGTTTACGGAAATTTTTCGGTTAATTTACCTGATAGCCCAACTGCAAGTGCTTACGATTACAATACTTACACCGAATTAGGCTGGACGGATATCGCAGTTAATATGTCGGGTGAAATTGCCGGAATTGAAATCAATTACACCTGGACTACCGACAACTGGCCGGAAGAAGGCAGTTTTTATCTGGAATCTCCATCGGGAACACAAACCTTGATTGCTTCCGGGAATCCCAATGGAACATACTCAATTGACATGACTGCCTTTAATGGTCAGGAGGTAAGTGGAACCTGGAAAGTCTGGATCGAAGATACTTATGGTGATGGCGGACACAGGGCAACCAACATTTCAATTGACTTTACTGTGGTTGAAAGTGAGACCGAATGGCTTTCTGCCGGTCCTTTATCAGGTGTTGTACAACCTGCCCAATGCATCGATGTCACGGTTGTGATGAACGCCACAGAACTCACTGCAGGTTTGTATAACGGGCAACTAATCGTTTCTTCCAACGACCCGGACGATCCTGAAATCGAAATCCCTGTGGAATTTGAAGTAATTGCCATGCAGGATGTGGTGGTAACACCAGATACGCTTTGGTTCCTGTCATGGGAGGATATGATTAACGGAAAAATGGTGAACATCAATAATCCGTCCCCGGAAAGTATTACCATTACAGAAATTACAGACTGGGGAACTAATTTTTTATGGATGATTGAAGGCACATTGCCATCCTTGCCATATCAACTTCCTGCAGGACAGAATCTCGATTTCAAGGTTGTTGTTGTTCCTCCTCCGCAGCAACGATTGAATATGCTGTACGATAATCTGAATATCACCACTGAATATGGATTGCATACCGTGGTTGTGGCTTGGGATTCCGATTTAATTGGGTACAATACAACACTCACTCCGGATACACTTTATTTCATCGATGAATTGGCTTTCCTTGAACCGCAAACCGTGACCTTCCTAAACTCATCTCAGGTACCTTTAAGCTTAAATGAAATTCAGAGTGAAGGAAGTAATGAGTTCTACTGGTACGTGAATAATATTTCAGTTACTTTACCTTATTTACTGATGCCGCAGGAAACAGTTACATTCGATGTGTGGATTCCTTTGCCAGTAAATCAGAATCGAACAGGTATTCAGTACGACTCAATCGCAGTAGGTTCTGATGCCGGTGTTGATTTTGTGGTTCTGGTTTGTGATACTGATCTGATTACCGGCATTAATCCGCAGCAAAGTGCTATAACAAAAGTTTATCCCAGCCCATTCATAAAAGATATGACAATTGAATTCTTCAACGACATCAATCAGGAAACCAGCATTGATGTGATGGACCTGCAGGGAAGAAAAGTTGTTACAATTCGCGAAGGATGGTTATCTGCCGGAAAGCATCAAATCAAGTGGAACGGGACGGATACTTTTGGTCAGGAAGTTCAAAATGGTATTTGGTTTATCCTGATTGTGACCCCGAAAAGAAGCGAAATGATCAAGATATTAAAATTAAACTAA
- a CDS encoding aminoacyl-histidine dipeptidase, giving the protein MNTNLSGLKPEAIWKNFELLTRIPRPSKKEGRIIQFMKEFGEKLRLETIVDEVGNVIIRKPATPGMEDRKGIILQGHLDMVPQANSDKQFNFETDPIEAYVDGEWVTANGTTLGADNGMGVAAAMAVLEAGDLVHGPVEALFTVDEETGMTGAFNLKPGLLKGDILLNMDSEDEGELYIGCAGGVNANVTYEYEEMAANENSVGFRVMLSGMKGGHSGIDIPLYRANANKLLFRFLKKASVELCVRIAEVEAGSLRNAIPREAWAILAVDKDKVEALKTLLADFEKTVKNEYKTADPDLKVTFEIVDLPKKVMNEMAQQDLIHAVYACPNGVIRMSNDMEGLVETSTNMAIVTVKNGVAIVKNLLRSSVDSAKHDLGETVKSVFELAGAKVELTGDYPGWKPNPDSPILKEMLEIYNNKFGKVPEIKAIHAGLECGLLGGVYPQWDMISFGPTIRHPHSPDEKVHIGSVEKFWDFLVETLKHVPKK; this is encoded by the coding sequence ATGAACACAAATCTTAGCGGTTTGAAACCGGAAGCCATTTGGAAAAATTTTGAACTGCTCACTAGAATCCCCCGGCCATCAAAAAAAGAGGGCAGAATTATTCAATTTATGAAGGAGTTTGGTGAAAAACTCAGGTTGGAAACCATCGTTGACGAGGTGGGTAACGTCATTATCCGCAAACCGGCTACTCCAGGTATGGAAGATCGTAAGGGGATCATCCTTCAGGGGCACCTCGATATGGTTCCTCAGGCTAACAGCGACAAGCAGTTTAATTTTGAAACCGATCCTATCGAAGCTTATGTTGATGGTGAGTGGGTAACGGCAAACGGAACCACACTCGGCGCCGATAACGGTATGGGAGTAGCTGCAGCAATGGCAGTACTCGAAGCAGGGGACCTCGTACATGGTCCTGTTGAAGCGCTTTTTACCGTAGATGAAGAAACCGGAATGACGGGGGCTTTTAATTTAAAACCAGGGCTTTTAAAAGGTGACATCCTTCTCAACATGGACTCCGAAGACGAAGGTGAACTGTACATCGGCTGCGCTGGTGGCGTGAATGCAAACGTGACCTATGAGTACGAAGAGATGGCTGCCAACGAAAATAGTGTTGGTTTCCGTGTAATGCTTTCCGGTATGAAAGGTGGACACTCTGGCATCGACATCCCACTTTACCGCGCTAATGCTAACAAACTATTGTTCCGCTTTCTCAAAAAAGCATCAGTTGAACTTTGCGTAAGAATAGCAGAAGTTGAAGCAGGAAGCCTCAGAAATGCAATACCCCGGGAAGCATGGGCAATTTTGGCCGTTGACAAAGATAAAGTTGAAGCACTGAAAACTTTGCTTGCTGATTTTGAGAAAACAGTAAAAAATGAATACAAAACAGCCGACCCTGATTTGAAAGTGACCTTCGAAATTGTTGACCTGCCAAAGAAGGTGATGAACGAGATGGCTCAACAGGACCTCATCCATGCTGTTTATGCCTGTCCGAACGGAGTCATAAGAATGAGCAACGATATGGAAGGGTTGGTGGAAACCTCAACCAATATGGCAATCGTTACTGTGAAAAACGGTGTTGCCATAGTGAAAAACCTGCTCCGAAGTTCAGTGGATTCCGCAAAACATGACCTTGGCGAAACTGTTAAGAGTGTTTTTGAATTGGCTGGTGCAAAAGTGGAACTTACCGGTGACTACCCGGGGTGGAAACCCAATCCTGATTCTCCGATTCTCAAAGAAATGCTCGAAATCTATAATAACAAATTCGGTAAAGTGCCCGAAATCAAAGCCATTCATGCCGGCCTCGAATGTGGACTGCTTGGTGGCGTCTATCCGCAATGGGATATGATTTCATTTGGACCCACGATCCGTCATCCACACTCACCAGACGAAAAAGTTCATATCGGTTCTGTTGAGAAATTCTGGGATTTCCTGGTTGAAACCCTGAAACACGTACCGAAGAAATAA